The genome window AGAATAATTTGAATGATGACTTTGAGGTATGACTGGAATCCCTTTCCTAAAGTATTATTTGCCCCACTCGAATAAATTTGCTAAAGGGTTTTTGGCAAATCACTttcaggatacaacaaagtatgaaatATTTAGTAAAACCGAATTATATTCCCTTCAGAAATAACTAGATAGAAATTGAATGAATGTGATGGAGAGAGAAGATAGCAAGGAATGTATAAACAAATTTCTAAAAATTGCATGTGAAACATTATGCCacaataggtatttatagacatTAGAGCATCCAGTCATCGAGTCCTTTCATTTTAGTTAAGATATATAATTCTTCTTAATAATGTTGATCCAAAAAACCTGTcttcaattttgaatttttcagaaaataaatatgaCTAATTACATCTTTTAATTATACTCGTATAATTTAAGTAAATATCATATCTTTTAACCAAAAGTTGCAGTTCAACCAAATGGCACAAGGTTGAATTAAATCCAACCTTTCTAACACATGCTGCCGCACACATGCTGCGGATCGCAGCAGCACCAGgtcatatatatgatatatccatatattatatattcataaatattatatattaataaatacatacatacatatatatatatataaggaaaactaacgaaaagttaaaaaaaaaactttagttttaataaaaaataacaaataaatgtatagtgaatagtaccagaaaaaagtaaaaatatggtttttcgttaaaaataaacagtatcaagtgtgtgtgtgtattactTATTGAAATCTCTAACAAGAGTAATATGGGGTAATTGGAAATGATACAACAATGTTCAAGTATGAGATAAACATATGTACCATCATCGTAATGACACTTTGTCAAAATTAGAAATGAAGCACGTATTTGTCATACAGAATCACTTATTTATTCATTCATCGTGTGGGTAGTTATAAAAGTTTTGTGAGTAATAAGAATGATAAGTTATGTGGGAAATTTGAGAAAGTGGCCAATTTTAGAGGCATAAATTGAATTTTAACCAAACTTTTCTAACTTCTTATAATTCTAACCAAAAACtcagaaaaaaaatcttaattaCCCTAAATAATACTAAGAGTAATGCAATGGAGACTAAATTAACAAATCAAATGAGGTGTCACCAAtaacaaatgaacatgtttatcaacgattaagtaataattcaatcaccaatttccatattatttagtttacaaatttagtctctctagcattactctaaTACTAATCCTCTCcatcttctcttcctctctcctttctcACAATCTTGAGCTGCTACAATTATTGtgattgtcacatcccgacctaggccctcaccacatcccgagctcgactccgtcgtagcacgatattatccgctttagACCCggaccacgccttcacggttttgtttctgggaactcacacgagaacttcccaatgggtcacccatcatgggattgctcttgtgcgaactcgcttaacttcggagttccgatggaacccgaaaccaatgagctcccaaaaggcctcgtgctaagtagagataggaatatacatataaggcttacatgatcctcacccagagcgatgtgggatcttacaatccacctccctttaggggcccgacatccttGTTGGCACACTTTCGagtagggattggctctgataccaaattgtcacatcccgacccgagcccctaccacatccagggctcgactccaccgtagcacgatattgtccactttgggcctcgaccacgccctcacggctTTGTTTCTGGAAATTCACACAAGAAATTCCCAGTGGAtcatccatcatgggattgctctcgcgcgaacttgcttaacttcggagttccgatggaacccgaagccagtgagctctcaaaatgcCTCATATtagatagagatgagaatatacatataaggtttacatgatccacttccctgaacgatgtgggatgttatagTGATAGTCGGACAACAAGCATTTGTCCTAGCTAGGCAACAACCCTTTTCTCATCTTTTATTGGACCATTCCGCAGTGCTAGAAACCCAAGGGAGGTGCATATTTACGTTTCATATCAAGAAATAGCCAAGAGGCAAGGTAAGTATTTGGTCAATCTACTAAACAAAATTGGTAAGCTGGTGGATGGCGTGATATACCCAGAATCTAGATATAACAAGGAAACGAAGATACCTAGTAGCGTGAATACTACTACTAGATGATGCTAACGGCACATAGGTGAGACCAAACTGTGGTAGAATGATGATGTGTCAGAGGTGAGTGCTTTGATGGCTAAGGATTGGAGCCAATGAATGGTTGatggtggcggtggcggtggcgaTTCAACATATGCCTCCAAGTTTCAAACTACAGGGTAACATAAGATATATATTCTACACGTTGGTTGGTTTTTCCGCAGTGCTAGAAACCCAATGGAGAGAATTAGCAGTAAGGGTAATTAAGACTTTTTACTCgagtttttagttaaaattataaaaaaaaaatagaaaatttggctaaaaatcaatttttgccTCTAAAACTGGCTATTTGTCAAAATTTCCCGAGTTCTGTCCATGTGTGGACCTCGTTGTCATATGGGACTCACTCAACCACATTGCTAACTCTCTACCACGTTAAATTAGTCCCCATCTTCATTTGATTGGGATAATATATTGCAcatattttgcatttttttttgggaaccAAGGAACTCCATTTGAATGAGTTGGATTATGAATTGATTCACAATCTTAAAACATCAAATTGATTTGCTTACATTTCATCATAGATAGCAATACATACGTGGCCGATCGTCTAGGAACTTGTTGGTATTGTGTCGCATCAAAGACTAGTAAGTTTTGAATTTGATTGACATCAAATTAATgattaaatattgaaaaaaatagtgatacatatatacaatatttatttttcttatgtatATTTAAATAGCGTTGATAAAATTTGCGTTGGTAAAAATTCACAACATTGATGATCAAATCAACAGAGACATAGCTAATTTAACGGAATGGACGCCTAAAGGGGTAAAATGAGAGTGAAATGAGTTTCAAGGTGTtaagagaagagaaaaaaaaaatgaaggaaaagagATAAAGAGATCTCCCGGTGGAGATGCTCTCTTGACCTTGGAGTGGTGGTAGGTTTGATTTGGAAAATCACTTTAATTGGATGGTTTGGTTATTGAAGGGGGACTTAGATCTCTCTCCCTCCTATGTGCCTGCCTTACTTTCATTCTTAGCCCTTGAAAAAATTTCGACGTAAGAAAAGGAATTCTGATACTTGGTATGGCGGAACAAATGTCATTTCTGAATCTCACTATCTGAAGTCtaaaaaccaagaaattcagATCATTCAAATTGAACTTCAACTGTCCCTAATAACTCATTCTGCTGACTCACCTCACACAAATCAAGGCCCCGaatctcttttttctctcttaaaCAGTTTAAATTTCCTGCTCTTTTGACTTCAGATAGAGAGGTCCGAACAGGATCTAAATTCATATGGGCGCACCACCAATTGTATGTCAACATGTTACCAGACGTGCATGCATGCGGTTGTTTaaggcatattttttttttggtcaatttgTTTAAGGCATATTGTTTAAGGCATATTGAATTCCCAGCAAGAAAGTTGGCGTGCAATTAAGTTAATCGGTACACAAATAAAGAATTGTGTCGTGCATGGGAGATATAAACTAGAACCAATTAAATGGACAAGAGTAACAACATAGGAAGACCCACATATCAGGACCTcctgacacaccctgatcctagaatcaagacGTGACGGCCaccacgccttgattctaggatcggggtccaccacgccttgattctaggatcgagGTGTATCACCTCCTACCAACAGCTTACACTAAATATTTAATTGCATAGAACGATTTGACGATTGCATAGTATTTCGGTCTAATAATAcattagttttcatgcatatgTTCACTCTTGTGTATAagatattttttgaatcacgacgTGTTACACGTTATTTatacattttaaatgtatttatatgcgtaatttgacaaaaggaaagtcaaatatttgaagtaatgAACAATCTTAGATCGTGCTAGAaaaaacccctcataaaccaattaaagcagctgaatccacataataaaatcggtctctattgaatttatattaagaatagagaaaataataattaataaacagttgtttgaattacattattactagctcattgtaAAGCTAATCTCAACCCCTCcccattagtgtagataatatcatttattcaaaaaaaaaacaatcatttgacaactaatttaatcacattattatccgcgtgcgaaagATCTTTTTTATAACTTGCATTGCatgtctcttaagatgttttgaatgtgtttaaaaatagagaaaataatatttaatgagtaaatgattgaatcacattattaccaGCCTATTGTGAGCtgctaattatttaaaaaaaattgtacaaaaaaatttaattattaaaaaacaatGTTAAAATGACGTAAATACTTCTGCcacatttgatgcattattttgtctatttattttttgtgaagcttgtgacaccaaaaaatattattcattggACCCTTGGCTTAATATATAAAGATTGACATGCATAAATTTTTCTCTACATGACAGTACATTATTGGGATTGAACTATCATGATTGCGGTCCTTCTATGTAATAAAGCTCCCTCTCAACTATATTCATCAATAACTTTCTATTTCCTTGTTGTATCGGTAAAAATACTTTGAAGAATAAGTCATGcactttaattatattttcaacAATTTCAGTTAGGATGATATTATTCACACACATTCATTTTTACCTCCTacatattttttataatttttgtcatttgatcttcttcaattcattagaTCCGATGaccaaaaattgagagagacgtgtgggaggtaaaaaatgatgtgtggatagcacaaccCTTTCAATTAAACCTAACCCAAAatgtgtgtgtatttttttttcttttgacatgGTTCTAcaattggacctatttcaaattttcccatAAATATTTTCGGTTTAGTGCATGATGGAGAAGTTTCTCTAACCTAAAGctacattttaatttttctcatttttttctgaaaacaaCATGGAAATTTAAAACTATTATAAACAATTATACTTTGGCATTAAACAAACGAAATAGCAACATCATAATTTGCGTTTGTGAACCAAACTTAACCTaagatcaaatataaatatgtaACCAAACTCAACCAACACCATTCGACATGGACACACATTAAAATGCAGACTACATGAGAATCCATGCATTATAAACCAAACTTAACCTAAGatcacatataaatatgatttttgtgacagataaataaaaaaaaacaaaaacaaacaaactcacacctaaaatttgtaaatcaaagtTTGACAATGAAACTactatattataatttataaatatgtCAAAGTCCAAGGTACAAAAGCAGGTGCACCATAATATACTATATACTTGACGGTCTTGTTTGCCAgctcaatattttattttgggtCTAAAGGAAATCATCATCATACATTTTAATTTCCACTAAGAGAACTAGATACGCTGTTTGAATAATTAAATATCAATCCATACccatcaaatccaaaaccaaaacttaaaaatttatatttatatagatTTGATTCAATATTCTCAGTCCAATTCAACCATTGGAAAATTGAATGGTACAGAAAATGTTGACCAAGAATTGAAAATATGTATTGTTTAAATGGGAGGAGATTTCAAGCCCTAGATGAGGAGGGACTTATTCTCATACCCAAAGTAAGCataaaacttttatataaagTATTACTTTATAGGAAAATCAATTAAGTTTGATTGGCAACTTGTAACCGCCGCAATAGTAGTTACTTAGTATTATTTTCAATCAATATTAAAAGGGTCAGTttttaaaatattcaaattttttactAAAAAATTCATATGAATATACTAATATGTTCTAAAGGGCGCTAGTCGAGCAGAAGGCATACgccttttttttcattttattatataacatataactaagtgtttatttattttgtcacttaatactacggtctagtgatattcatctttacttgtaagtgagaggttttatgttcgattctcggcaaatatgaatttgaaccacattattactatgAGGCAGATTGTCTACCCTTCTTTTTGGCTGCCCTTCCCATCCCCtcttatttgtgcggtcacggttaagtcacgttaacattttatattcttattattttttgtcttattatctctataaaaaattaatataaaatgttgacgtggcttaaccgtgacagTACAAAATATGAGCGGATGGGAAGGGcacccaaacaggagggcaaacaatctgcctccttattactagcccattgtgaggctaagcccacccatTCCCATAGTgtatataatatcatttgttaaaaaaaaaaaaaaactaagtacTTACTTATactttaaaaaatacataattatcttggaatacataaattaaaaaaaaaagaaaactaatgaaaatggcttgaaaactttgagttttaatgataaggacaaaataaagggtaaagtgaatagtaccagatttgactttttagtgtaaaaatgtggtttttcgttaaagtgaacagtaccgtgggcttttcgttaaaactcccttaaaaaaatagaatcgtatataaattataaagtactataaaatattaaaaacatagggaacaagcatataatgagtaTTTCTccaagtatgcaacaagtctcttataattgattggacaaaaaaaaatgtaaaatagaaattataatttttatctAAGCGAGAATCGCAACTTAAGTCATTTTCTTAAATGAAAACAAATACAGCAAAAAAAGTCACAAAATTAACCAGCTTGCCTAAACTATCTAGGCGGGTTGGGCAGGTGTCTAGACAGGCTGGAAGGGCGCCTATGCAGGTCTAGGTGGGATAGGCTGGAGTCTAGGAAAGCCAAGATgctctttcttatttttcaaacGTCTAGATATTTATTAGAGCGGTGGCTAGCCACCTAAATATTGTAAATGCATAGAAAATTAGAAACTCGTACATAGAAAGTTAGAAACTCATCTTCAATTGTTGCAAAGAAATTACGTATTCAGATCAAATTATTCATAAGATCATATACACAAATTGATAGGATCCTTCTAAATTCCGTTATTTGTGTTATTGTATGCGACGAATAGACACAAGAACTTCTCCCTTAAAGTTGGTCACTACAATAACGAAGAAATTCGTTAATAATTAGACCAAAAAAATCATTTGGAGTGTTAGTAGAGTGGTAGCTCTCACCCACTCCCGCCCCTCGTGCCACGCACGTGTCAATATAAAAATCCCAGCCCACAACAAACCCAACAATCACAATTCAGCAACTACTTCACAGCACGTATTTTCCtccccaaatttttttattatttcatttaTCACCCCTACAAAATAATTAAGGAAATTGGCCATAATAGAATAATTTTAAACTTAGGTTGCTCAAATAGAAAGAATGATACGAATGACATGAAAGATAGGAATAAAAGGATCGAAAATGTCTAAATTACCCATGTTTATACAGCAAGCGTAATATAACAATATTGTAGTAAAAATATTGTTACGATATCGACAAtatattcttctttttttttttcaaaaaataaatttttgttaaattaatcaTCGATGGAGTTTAAACTCATGTCATCATGTAAGAGTTCAACTCATTTTCATCAATGTTGTAAATGACCACTtacgatatcgataatattgagATGATGTAGATAATGTATTGAAATGATGTAGATATTGCATTGGCATAAGGGTCTACAAAGAGGGGCATTTTAGATATTTCACTCCTCAAAACTTTCTACACAGCAACCGCAATTCTTAATTTCTATTCCAGAAATAgccctttgttttctttttattattgaaatatttttgctcatcaTCTTTAAGTAATGACGATATTCATTATCTGATTTATCATCGttatattaatttaaattttgagatctgTGTATTGTGAATAAATACGAacctcaaaatttaaatttatctaATAATAATAAGTAGAATGGTGAGTACTAACTACTTGAGGaaggtgagcaaaaatgcaaaAATACACCCTCCTATTATAGctaataatttataaaattaaattaagaaatttattttattttattttatttttatcttcgtCTTCATTTATagggtaaactgtcggtttaccccctgaactttcacctcactttcgatttcccccctgaacttttctattggaaaattaaggactcaaactaatttttttagccaatttgccccctaccgttagtttttcatatattccatccatatttccgttgagtgagaccatgtgcacaacatgtgaggatagttaggtcatttcacttttaaaaatgattaaaaactgaaaataaataataaaaattttccctctattttttcccgctaattcctatcctcaattttatttttccctctcattcctatgcataagaaatgacatatggtgttattgtcttcttaagtagctaagttaatctttttcttgaagcatgtactaccatttttattttctctaacaaattaataatttgacaaatgctcatggtgttattgtctccaaagcagtacattaatataagaaacatgtccataaaaaagactagagtttcttatattaatgcactgctttggagacaatagcaccattagcatttgtcaaattattaatttacaccatatgtcatttctcatgcataggaatgagagggaaaaataaaatcgaggataggaattagcgggaaaaaatagagggaaagttttgttttttttttcttcagttttttaatcatttttaagagtgaaatgacttaactaccctaacatgttgtgcacatggtctcacttaacggaaatatggatggaatatatgaaaaactaacggtagggggcaaattggctaaacaaattagtttgagttcttaattttccaataaaaaaattcagggggaaatcgaaaatgtggtgaaagttcaggggtaaaccgacagtttactctCATTTATAATACACTCTGGTTCCAGCTTCCCCTCTACCCTGTGCTTTCCTCCGCGCTTTATTTCTTCCTTCACACAAAACCCGTTCGATTGCTTCGATCCGTGGCGTTTTTACTTCTGGATTTCAAGCTTTACGATccaattttcggattttttcttcaaaaaatacaaattttcgGGGCTTTCTGAAGCTGATTTGATCTGATCACTTCCAAATTTGCAATACAATCCATTTTTTAAGTTTGGGATTTTGAAGATAGAATTTGGGTTTTCTCTGCTGTGTTTGGTTACCGAGAAACCGCAGGAAAACGATCGCTTTCCTTTTATAAATCGCAGCATCTTATACATTCCTTTTCTGGTACTAAATTGGGACTTTTGATAAGCTAAAGAATCAACACCACcttcttttcatttgttttcgTCTCGGTCGAGTTGGGTTTTTCGTAAAAAAGTAGAACATATCGGAAAGTTTCGGCTTTTCCTTTCCATCTTCCTCCGTTTTCTCAGCAATCAAACGGAGGCGAGAAAGTTTAATTTTTGAGCTGCGGGAAATGTTGGGAAGTGGGTTGCAGTTCGGGAATGTTCGTGGGGAGGACAGGTTTTACATTCCTGTGAAAGCAAGGAAGAGATACAACAATCAGCATAAGCAAGCTCGGAGAGCCAGCAAGAACGATCCCAATGAGAGCCCCAAAGAGCATCAGAATTCATCGGAAAAGCCCTCTTTCGAGCGGGTTCTGACACCGACTAGTAATCTGGAGAGGCTCTTGGAGTTCACTACTCCTTCTGTTCCTGCTCAATATTtctcgaaggttgatcatttctCTATGTTTATCTGTTTAGCTTTGTTTTGGATGCTCAAAAAATTGTCAAAAATGTGAAGAAAACTGAGTTTCTGTTATTGGGTAATCTTatatttgagaaaataataGGCTTAAGAAAACGTGTTGACCATGTTTATGTTATTGTTACTCAGACTGCCTTTGCTGCTGAGAAAATGCaggagaaagtgtagaaaaCTAGACTTTTCGATGTTGGAGTTTTGCAACTCAAGACTTGAGAAAATAACTAGTACAATTTTTTCTGAAGCTCGAAACTGACATGAGAAATTCCATCTTTAGGTGCAAAACCAATATAAGAATAATGCCAGAGTTCTATTACTTTTGGTTTACATTGTTTTGCGATTTGAACGAGGCGTTAATGACTTGGGAAATCCTCTGGAAAGTGTTAACTTTGAACATTgtggtttttgttttggtgcAGACGACAATGAGGGGGCGGAGGACTTGTGATGTTGAGTTTGAGCCTTACTTCACACTGAATGATCTATGGGAATCCTTCAGGGAGTGGAGTGCATATGGGGCAGGAGTACCATTGGTCCTTAACAATAGTGATTCTGTTATTCAATACTATGTTCCATATTTATCTGGTATCCAATTATATGGGGAATCTTCAGTGAAGTCAAATGCAAAGTCAAGGTAATAAAGCTTTCTGTTGGATTCATAGTTTCATACACTTAGAACACCAGAGTTATGTGAATCTGTAATCTTTCTTTGTTATATGTTTGTTTACAACGATTATCAGTTACATGAAATAGTTTGTAAATGATGTTATGTTCACAATGTTGGTTAAATTACAGGAATATGTATAATGATCTATTGCGGGAATCCATGACTAGTACTATTGGTTTTCAGGGAATGTAATCATACAATGTATATGCTGATTGCAATATTTCTCTTCGATAAGCTAGTACTATCTACGTAGACGTGGAGGTCACCGTCAAATGGTTTCTGATGGGAAATTTATCACTTTGTACATTCATATCTTCAGTGCTTAGTTGATCAATTTGTTTTGTAAAGTTTTGGTTCCACACTGTGATAGATAATGATTCAGTGCTAGTAAAATTATGTCTTGATATGTTCAGTTTCATTTCTACATAATacacaagtcttcaagtttttGCCAGTCTTCCTTTCACATGCAAAGCCCTTCTTCTTGTCTGTCCATTTTCTTATGTGTTCCTTGTCGTGAACTTTTGTCATATGTAGCACTGTGCGATTGTTGATAATAGAGATTCTAGTGTGTTATAAGGTTAATTGGCATCATGGCATGTGACTTACATTTTTATGTTTCCCTTTTGGTTAGGCAGGTGGGTGAGGACAATGATGTCGACAACTATTTAGATTCGAGTAGTGATGCAAGCAGTGATTATGAATTTGAGAAACACATAAAGGTTGCAAAGGAGCAGGGGATTCTTCACCATCTAAGCAGGGACATATCTACTAGAATGGGCAGTTTGTCCATACATGGTGAACACCCTGTATTACAAGAAGGCTTTTCTAGTGATGATGGAGAAGCTGGGAATTCTCGAGGTGTCCTGCTTTTTGAGTTTCTTGAGCAGGATGCTCCATATGGCCGTGAACCATTGGCTGACAAGGCTAGTTTATTTTCTTACTGCAGTAGATTTCGGTACTTTGTGGTCTTTGCTCTGCATTAGCTGCCTTTTTTCTGATTAATTATTGTGATTGTTAACAGATATCAGGTCTTGCACACCAGTACCCTGGTTTAAAGACATTAAGAAGCTGTGACTTACTGCCAGGAAGTTGGATGTCAGTCGCTTGGTAAGAAAAATATGATGTGTATTATTATAAATATTCTTGTACGGACCAAGATTCATATTATCTGGTTGATTTTGTAGGTATCCCATATATCGAATACCTACGGGTCCAACATTGAAAGATTTAGATGCTTGCTTTTTGACATATCATTCACTTTCAACACCCATGACAGGTAACAATGACTTTTTACTAATTGGTAttgtggtattttttttttccagcatTTTTATATGATACGAGGTTTTCCTTTCTATGCTTAGTCTCGGGCGTCTATAATCTTTATCCTTAGTTGTTTCCTAAGAGCAACACGCACAAACTTAGGTGGTGAAGGAGTGTTCTGGCTACTTGAGTTTGGCACTATCTGCTTGCACAAAGGAaggggagggagggagaaggaGATAGAGAGAAGTGGCGACGTGCACGAAGGGGAAGGATTCTGGATAAGTTTACATCTTTCACCATTATGACGCCTAC of Malus sylvestris chromosome 6, drMalSylv7.2, whole genome shotgun sequence contains these proteins:
- the LOC126627084 gene encoding uncharacterized protein LOC126627084 isoform X2; the encoded protein is MLGSGLQFGNVRGEDRFYIPVKARKRYNNQHKQARRASKNDPNESPKEHQNSSEKPSFERVLTPTSNLERLLEFTTPSVPAQYFSKTTMRGRRTCDVEFEPYFTLNDLWESFREWSAYGAGVPLVLNNSDSVIQYYVPYLSGIQLYGESSVKSNAKSRQVGEDNDVDNYLDSSSDASSDYEFEKHIKVAKEQGILHHLSRDISTRMGSLSIHGEHPVLQEGFSSDDGEAGNSRGVLLFEFLEQDAPYGREPLADKISGLAHQYPGLKTLRSCDLLPGSWMSVAWYPIYRIPTGPTLKDLDACFLTYHSLSTPMTGGEGVFWLLEFGTICLHKGRGGREKEIERSGDVHEGEGFWISLHLSPL
- the LOC126627084 gene encoding uncharacterized protein LOC126627084 isoform X1, whose product is MLGSGLQFGNVRGEDRFYIPVKARKRYNNQHKQARRASKNDPNESPKEHQNSSEKPSFERVLTPTSNLERLLEFTTPSVPAQYFSKTTMRGRRTCDVEFEPYFTLNDLWESFREWSAYGAGVPLVLNNSDSVIQYYVPYLSGIQLYGESSVKSNAKSRQVGEDNDVDNYLDSSSDASSDYEFEKHIKVAKEQGILHHLSRDISTRMGSLSIHGEHPVLQEGFSSDDGEAGNSRGVLLFEFLEQDAPYGREPLADKISGLAHQYPGLKTLRSCDLLPGSWMSVAWYPIYRIPTGPTLKDLDACFLTYHSLSTPMTGTVNSPAPVMIYPSEMDGVPRISLPVFGLASYKLKGSLWTQSGVTECQLASSLMQAADSWLSRLQVNHPDFQFFASHGMHCR
- the LOC126627084 gene encoding uncharacterized protein LOC126627084 isoform X3 yields the protein MLGSGLQFGNVRGEDRFYIPVKARKRYNNQHKQARRASKNDPNESPKEHQNSSEKPSFERVLTPTSNLERLLEFTTPSVPAQYFSKTTMRGRRTCDVEFEPYFTLNDLWESFREWSAYGAGVPLVLNNSDSVIQYYVPYLSGIQLYGESSVKSNAKSRQVGEDNDVDNYLDSSSDASSDYEFEKHIKVAKEQGILHHLSRDISTRMGSLSIHGEHPVLQEGFSSDDGEAGNSRGVLLFEFLEQDAPYGREPLADKISGLAHQYPGLKTLRSCDLLPGSWMSVAWYPIYRIPTGPTLKDLDACFLTYHSLSTPMTVSGVYNLYP